From Tachysurus fulvidraco isolate hzauxx_2018 chromosome 6, HZAU_PFXX_2.0, whole genome shotgun sequence:
CCAGACTAAAGCACTGAAAATGAACCTGTCTTGAAGATCAACaggtttttagattttttttattacgtttttttttcttcatttgccATGGCAAGACCGGTTCAGTTTTTGATCTCTGTAGTTATTAGCATACTTGTAGTTTTTATTCTCATTGTACCTGCAGATACACAAGGTaagtcattttgtttttgtttagccATTGTTGTCATTATGGCAgttgttgttgtcatttgtTAGTTCAGgtatttcatttacattcattaaaatcttttctgaaaaccttcccagaactttcaggtttatttttttgctttaagtaaTTGATTCcgaacaattaaaaaaaacggAAAGTCTAACTTTGTTTTTTGTCCATTTGCGTGTCTCACTTGGTAGCCTAACACAAAATCGTGACACATGCTGCTTTCGTAGTTTTTCTCAGTGTGGtctagaaacaaaaatattaccCCAAAATATATTAAGTGGTTTTCCTACACTGAGCAAAACAGTTTGTTTTATGGGCCAAAGGTTTGGCAAAGAGATTATGATGTCCTGTTAATTCCAATAGGGCATTAAAATATGTCTAACAAAATGACCtgcagaataaagaaaatgtataaatgaaaataataaaaccatcAGAAagtcatttatccatccatccagtcataaatctgtctatctatctatctatctatctatctatctatctatctatctatctatctatctatctatctatctatctatctatctatctatctatctatctatccatccatccatccatcccttgGTTGCCTGTTTAGATTCGTTTGTATCTGTTCATAAATGTAGAATTGTTGTAGAATTTTTAACACAAACCGGATGTGGAGACTCATGGAATCTAAATTAAGATGgttaattttgaattattttatacaaccaAGTTCTCTGGATAAAGATGTATTCAGAGCTGACATTGCCGTATGCTTGTATACATGTGTAATGTAATCAACTATCTCTATGGATAAGACTTGAGTCTGTTTATTGAAGTGATCTTACTTTAGACTAAATCCATTATAAAAAATATGGTCTGCATGTATTTTGAGTACATAACATTTGCGACTGTGTGATTTGTACAGCCCAAGCATGCTTTTGCAACACTTTTTGCAGAGAAAACCCCAGATAAtaacagctacagtatacaaatcacacacaactGTTTGACTttcagttttgtcttttttactctgcttgtaaaaaaaaatcaaggatgAAAAAATTGCAATGTTTAGTTTGGTTTAAAATGTGATACATTTTATTGCAAAATGATTTGGGGGTCTTTGAAGAATAAGTTGGACTATAAACAAAAAATCTTAGCCCAATCTTACTGTTTTTTCTTGCATTGTGagacaaatgttgttttttagGAGCAATATTTAGCAAAAGAGTTTTTGAGCTCTTGAGACTGAAGCAGTAATGAAGAGGCCCAGCTTTCCTCTTAATTCCAAATAGACCATTAAATAATGAGCTGTAGAATATAGAGCATTTATTATCatgtaattacattaaatacaaaaaacatccatctatctatttatctatctatatatcacATTAAGGGACTGTGCATTTATTTTGCAGTTATATTCTGTATTACCCCATCTGTTTTATCTGCTTCCTGTAGATTCTGTTACTTCATGTGTCCCTGAAATCAAACTTCGGAAGAACACCTTTTACACAGCCTCCATAGAACACCAGTTAAACATCTCTTGCCCTGTGACATACTGTAATGAGACTCCTGTTGTCGAATGGATAAAAATTGGTGACATTGGTAACATGTTTGTACACATCAAAGAAACAAATCAAGTAACAGTTACAAAGGAACAAACAGGCTTGAAGGAGATAATCTCATATTTACACTTCAGGAACTTTGTGCCAGATGATAGTGGCATTTATAGGTGTAAGGTTACTACATCAGGCTTTTCATTAGAAAGCCACAACATTAACATCAATGTTTCAGGTAAGGAATGGAATCTCAGTTtctaaaaaaatggaaattatAATTGATTGTTGAAATtagttataattttatataaaataaaaataatgatgtttGACTGTCTTTCAAAGATCCTCCCGGCTACACCAGTATAAATAGCACCACCGCACCAGAAAAGGAGAAGGAGACGGATGACAGGCGACTTCTGTATGTCTTCATTTTCTTAGGAACCCTCGGTCTGGTCTTGTTCGTGATGTTGTTCTCTTTCCTGTGCATAAATCAATGTGAGTTTTATACTTACGCATTATGCtatattttaaaatctaatgtaaatttactaataaattaataaatgtttttctttagatTCAAGAAACAACCACAGAAGAAAGGTAAGCCTCATGTGCacacattataattttttaaatacaacattaaacacattCGTACAAATAATTTCTTACTACAACATTAAACACATCTTTTTTGTCCTCTCTAGAACTGTCCGAGACCAGCGAGTACCACCACATCAGGAAAGTCCCAGGAAATTCCAGAAGAGCAAAACAACATTTATGATGCAACTACAGATGAGCTAAATTCAGAGCAGAACTCTCTGTGTATagaaaacaatcagaaatgtaCAGCAGTAATGGAACAGGGGAACAGAAACAGTAGTGACGGATCAGAGCAGATTGTTTACGCCACTCTTCAACATCCTACTCCCAGTGGACCTTCTGCAGTCCGCCATCAATCAAGAGACCAGCTATCAGAGTATGCATCCATCCGAATTggctaaaaaaataatttgggaCAACTTCAGAGTTTCAATGTTTTCTGTTAAAGGAGGAGGGAAATAAATTAGCAGTGTGAGTATTATGATAAGCCAACCAGGAGCTGGGGTTAGTGTAAAGTGTTCTCATAGAAGAACATAATGAATAATTGGGAGCTTTTTTAGATTAAAGGAAATTCCAAGACCCCACCTATGATCATAGCatagatttaatttatttgtattcataaTTTTAGCGTTTCTGAATATTTACGAATATATGACTTTCTGTCATTCAGTTACTCCTGCTTTTGACATGACTTTGTACATTCAGCACTATcttactgtacataaaataaaacaaaacatatacttGTAGCATGTTGGGAAAGGTTCAGGGAAATAGAAAACTGAAGGTAGGCTTTAAAATCATGCTTTAGATATAAAAGCACactatagatatatacacacagctctgtgtgttCATTGGTCTTCCTCGTCTCTCACTATTTAATCCCTTCTGAAGCTCATTGCAGGTGTGTGATCCTTCGCAGTCACTTCCCTTGGTTCCACCCCCATTCAATATCAATATATTGTCAACCACATTCATACTTTTTAATGACAGAGTTTGCACTTTGGgtaggttaaatgcagagaacgaattctgagtatgggtcaccatacttagctgtatgtctcgtcattttcattttcaagtCACCATCCAATCTGGCTTAACTCTGtgataactaaataataatgacaactTTCATCTTAGCTGATGATAGTAATCTAAACTGTCAtcctgtgatttaaaaaaaaacaaaaaaaaaacaaagcagggGACATCACAGACACCCAATGGCCCTTAGACCACACTTTGAGAACCATGGAGTTAGAAGACCATTCATGTTCTGCAAAAAAAGATCTTTAAGTAATTAAAAGAACAATTTAGGAACTTAAttctggtttgtttatttactgtagtaATTAGGACTGTTTTTGCCCTAGCAGAGATATATTTTGTACATATGGATGATTTCATGTCGCTAAAGTAGGCTTGGATTGCCAAAATATTCTGTATAGCTCTACAGTAGGTGCTGGAGTagtttttcttatttatctGATACATTTgaagatgtttaaaatgttaaaaacttcacttgtatttttttatgttcatcTACACAGATTcggtgagtctgtgcccacttTAGCCTCAGATTCCTTTTCTTGGCTGGCACGAGTGTATGTACATGTTCTGAGATTCTTTTCAGCTCACTATGGctataaagagtgattatttgagttccTGTAGAGTTCCTgtagtgattatttgagttccTTTCTGTGTGTTGATTCTACACTTTCTCACCAACAAGATGCCTGGTTATACTGGTTAACTGCTGGTTTTctttgcattgcactgctgcaaCATGATTTGCAGACTGAATCATTTCATATATCAATGATATATAGTGGGCTGCAAATGTCACCCCAAAGGAAATGACCCGTAACATTATTTTACAATAGTCTACATCAGCTGTCACCTCTTTGTAAATGTGTACCAGTGTCATTACATGGAAAAAATGACTAGCATCAGCTGTTCTACTTTTAGTCACGTAATAATGGTAAGGGTCTTAGACCTCTTCACACACCATTGTGGTTTAGACGCCCCTTCTCTCTTTTTAGTACGGAAACAAAGTTAAACAGAAAGCAGCCAGTGGTTGTACCTTCTTACACACTATGTTCACAAACTAGGAGAATTGTGTAAGTTATTGGACTGATAACACAAGTataatattgtgtatttgtgcattagaatgtgtgattattactgtgtgtgtgcatgagtgtggggaaggggggggggttgtttggggttgtggttggtgtgtttgtgtgtttgagaatgtcattttttaatcGTTTATTGAGCTGTTACCAAATTTCTATCATCAGCACATACACAACAGCAACATAAACAGTTCAATACTGCAAAGCACATTAggtgtttttggggttttttttttttggttccacaccgttttttttaatggaaactgatgattctgTTTTTGTACTAAATGTTCTCAagtcaatggaaaaaaaaacagtcaagcTGGTGCTTCACTAAAAGTGTAAGGCGGAGGAATATGTGGTAATAATAACTGGGACCACATGTTTCACACAGAATAGTGTTATATTTACTAAGCCTGGACAAAATTTAAAAAGTGTGTCTGTAAAGCTCAGAAATGTTTTTCCACCATGATGAACAGAGAATAATTCATTAAGATTTTCTGCTCATGAATGCTGTTACCAAGTAGGAGATCACTACAGCCCaatcttttattaaaatattttttctttacatactgATTGATTTCTTTACTGATTgatattatctatctatctatctatctatctatctatctatctatctatatatatatatatatatatatatatatatatatatatatatatatatatatatatatatatatatagagagagagagagagagagagagagtcatgtgtctaaaatttaattattcattatagaATCCACTGTGAATTCTACATTGTGTATCAGAAGATGCTTGAGGAAAATGTGAGtccatctgtcaaaaaaattGAAGTTGAAGTGGAACTCTGGACCTTGCAACCTGACAAAAacataccatatatatatatatatatatatatata
This genomic window contains:
- the si:ch211-214p13.8 gene encoding B- and T-lymphocyte attenuator, whose amino-acid sequence is MARPVQFLISVVISILVVFILIVPADTQDSVTSCVPEIKLRKNTFYTASIEHQLNISCPVTYCNETPVVEWIKIGDIGNMFVHIKETNQVTVTKEQTGLKEIISYLHFRNFVPDDSGIYRCKVTTSGFSLESHNININVSDPPGYTSINSTTAPEKEKETDDRRLLYVFIFLGTLGLVLFVMLFSFLCINQYSRNNHRRKNCPRPASTTTSGKSQEIPEEQNNIYDATTDELNSEQNSLCIENNQKCTAVMEQGNRNSSDGSEQIVYATLQHPTPSGPSAVRHQSRDQLSEYASIRIG